Within the Solibacillus silvestris genome, the region AAGTATTACGAAGATAATAAGTCGATCTATAATATTCCAACTACACACCGAACAAGTATCATTATCGTGAATTCAAAAGAGGATGCGGAACGGGTGGAAAAAGAGCTGAAGGACGGCTCTGATTTTGCGGTTCTGGCACGCGAGCATTCATTGGATACAGCATCGGCAAGTTTAGGTGGCGACATTGGCTTTATTTCATCAAGTCAATCGGCAGTGGATCCTGCCATTTTACCAGAAGTGGAAAAGCTGAAGGAAAAGGAAACTTCCAAACCTTTTGTATTAAGCGATGGGCGCTATGCAATCGTCAAGGTTACTGAGAACATGGAAGGGCAGTCATTCAGCTTTGATGAAGTAGAAGGGCATGTGAAACGTCAGCTCGCTTTGGAACAGCTGTCGCCTTCCATTACACCGGAAGCTTTCTGGGCAGAATTTAATGCAACATGGATCTACGGAGAATCTAAAAATTAACACCAGATTTATATGGGCCAGGACAGAAGTTAAAGTTTAAGTGAAAGAGGAACTTTTAACTGTCTTTGCCCTTTTTCCTATTTAATAAGTAAAACTAAATAGTCAGAAATTTTACAAAAATTTCGTTTCAATTAATTGACAAGTACTATGAAAAATTGATAAGATACAAATTAAGTAAAACCTATTGATTTGGTATGGATTTGGAGAGGAATGGATAAAATGAGTAAATTAGCAAATTCAGTGGCGGACTTAGTAGGGCGCACACCAATCGTAAAATTAAACAATGCAACAAGTGAAAATGAAGGTACAGTTTACGTAAAGCTTGAATACTTTAACCCAGGTTCTTCAGTAAAAGACCGTTTAGCTTTAGCGATGGTTGAAGCAGCAGAAAAAGACGGCACATTAAAGCCAGGCGGTACAATCATCGAGCCAACTTCTGGTAACACAGGGATCGGTTTAGCGATGATTGCTGCAGCAAAAGGCTATAAAGCGATTTTAGTAATGCCAGAAACTATGTCACTAGAGCGTCGCAACCTTTTACGTGCTTATGGTGCTGATTTAGTATTAACACCAGGTCCAGAAGGTATGAAAGGTGCAATTGCAAAAGCAGAAGAATTATCAAAATCAGAAGGCTACTTCTTGCCACAACAATTCAAAAACGAAGCAAACGCAGAAATTCACCGTTTAACAACAGGTCCTGAAATTGCGGAAGCATTCGAACAAGAAGGCTTAAAATTAGATGCATTTGTTGCTGGTGTAGGTACTGGCGGTACAATTACTGGTGCAGGTGAAGTACTGAAAAGCAAATTCCCTGAAATTGAAATTATTGCGGTTGAACCTAAAGATTCTCCAATTCTTTCAGGCGGTAACCCTGGTCCACATAAAATTCAAGGTATTGGTGCAGGTTTCATTCCGGACGTATTAAACACAGAAGTATATGATTCTGTCTTACCGGTTGAAAACGAAACGGCATTCGAATATGCTCGTAAAGTAGCGCGTGAAGAAGGCATTTTAGCTGGTATTTCTTCAGGTGCAGCAATTTATGCAGCAATCGAAACAGCAAAACGTTTAGGCAAAGGCAAAAACGTATTAGCAATTATCCCATCAAACGGTGAGCGCTACTTATCAACGCCTTTATACCAATTTGAAGACTAATTAAATTTTACCTAAGTGATTTTATTAGCTATTTTGCGAGTTTAACCTCGTAAAATAGCTTTTTTTCTTAGAAACTGCTAAGTTAAAAATGGATTTTTAAAGCGTTATCGAGTTTAATTAAGAAAAAGGTAAAGCAGGTGTAAATTGATGCAACAACTAGAAACACATACATTTTACATGACAAAAGATGAGTTTTATTATAGTTTCCAGGAACAGACGGCAATGGAAAAACAGCGTGCGTTTCTGGAAAGCGGCAGGGGCGGGCATTTTTCAATTGCTGCATGGCAGCCAATTGCAACAGCAAAGTCAGTGGCACACGGTCTGGAACTGAAGTGGAAAAATGGAGAGACAGAACTGAAAACAGGTGAGGCACTGGCGGAATTAGAAAAAGTAATCGCAGAGTATAAGCTTGAAGCGAATCCGAATCTGCCTGATTTCCAAGGTGGAGCAATTGGATTTATTTCGTATGACTATGCTCGCACGATTGAAGTTCTTCCAAATAATGCCGAAGATGACTTACACGTACCGGATCTTTATTTTTATTTGTTTGATCATTGGGCAGTCCGGAATGTCCAAACAGGTGAAGTAACATTGATGAAGTTTTCTACTTGTGACGTCGATTTACTTTCATGGCAAACGGATTGGCAACAGCATGCGGAAGTCGGGTTGGAAAAGCGTCATTTTAATCAGGAAACAGCTAAAAACATGCAGCAGGATGAAGCGGAATTACAAGTTTCCTTCAGTGGGGATGCATTTGAATCTGCTATACATAAAATTCAGCAGTATATTGGACAAGGTGATGTGTTCCAGGTGAACTTGTCGGTGCGCCAGGCGAAAAAACTTTCTGCAGCACCGATTGCGATGTATGAGGCAGTTCGTTCGTTTAATCCTTCACCGTATATGGCTTATATTGAAAGTGAGGATTTTGCGGTTGTTAGCGGCTCGCCGGAATTGCTTGTAAAACGTAAAAACAATGAGCTGTCAACAAGACCAATTGCAGGAACACGTCCGCGCGGAGCTTCGGAAGAACAGGATGTGGCTTTAGCCAATGAACTGATTGAGCATGAAAAAGAGCGTGCAGAACATGTCATGTTAGTTGATCTAGAGCGCAATGATTTAGGAAGAGTAAGCAAATACGGAACGGTAGAAGTAAATGAGTTTATGGTTATCGAGCATTATTCGCATGTGATGCATATTGTTTCGAATGTGCGCGGGGAAATTGCACAAGGAAAAACAAATGCGGATGTCATTCGGGCAATGTTCCCCGGTGGTACGATTACAGGGGCACCGAAAATCCGTACGATGGAAATTATTGAAGAGCTGGAGCCGGTACGCCGTGGTCTTTACACAGGATCAATCGGCTGGATTGGCTACACAGGTGACTTAGAGCTAAATATCGTTATCCGTACAGCGTATATTCAAGATGGTATTGCGTACATTCAGGCGGGTGCCGGTATTGTCATAGATTCCATTCCGGAAAACGAGTATATTGAAGCGATGAATAAAGCGAAGGCAATGTGGCAGGCAAAAGCGATGGCAGAAGAGGTGAGCAAATGATTTTAATGATTGATAACTATGATTCGTTTACATATAACTTAGTGCAATACTTCGGTGAATTCGGTCATGAATTGGTCGTAAAGCGCAATGATGAGATTACGGTCGAGGAAATTGAAAAACTTCGACCAATGATGCTTGTCATCTCACCAGGGCCGTGTACACCAAACGATGCCGGAGAAAGTCTCCGTATCATCGAACATTTCACAGACAAGCTTCCGATTTTAGGTGTGTGCTTAGGTCATCAGGCGATTGCACAAGTATTTGGCGGCAATGTTGTGCGTGCTGAGAGATTGATGCACGGGAAAACTTCCCCAGTTCTTCATAAGGGGATTGGTCTGCATAGAAAAAATGCGAACCCATTTTTGGCAACACGCTACCATTCACTGATTGTAGAACCGACAACTTTACCGGACTGTCTGGAAGTGACAGCTTGGACAGCGGAAGGCGAAATTATGGGGCTGCGACATAAAGAATATCCGATTGAAGGGGTTCAATATCACCCGGAATCAATTATGACCGAAGACGGCAAGCAGCTGTTACGCACATTTATTGAGTCCTATTGTTAGGGGGGAAGGCAATGCTATGTTGGATGAATGGACAGTATATCGATGAACAAGATTTGAAAATTTCTCCGTTTGATCACGGTTTTTTATATGGACTCGGTTTTTTTGAAACATTTCGTACATATGAGGGAAAGGCTGTCTATTTGCATGAACATTTCAGCCGTCTGCTTGAAGCATTAAAAGAATACCGTATTCATTTTCCGTATACGTTACAGAACATAGAAGAGGTCATTGAAAAGCTCAATGCACAGGACGGCAAAGAAGGGTATTTTCGTTTAAATGTATCAGCCGGTGTGCATCCAATTGGACTTGCACCCTCCGAGTATACCGAACCGACCGTTATTCTGTTTCGTAAAGAACTGCCAGAAATGGTACGCGGGACAGAAAAAGAAGCGGTGTGGCTGAAAACAGCCCGTAACTCTCCGGAACAGCAGACCCGCTATAAAAGCCATCACTACGGCAATAATGTACGAGCGCGGTTAGAGTTACCGAGTTTAGCTTCTCAAGAAGGTTTCTTTACCGATCAGAACGGTGTTATCGCAGAAGGCATTACGTCAAATGTCTTTTGGATAAAAGATGGTATACTGTATACGCCTTCTACTAATTTAGGTATTTTACCGGGGATTACACGTAAAAAAGTCATTCAACTCGCTGAAGAACTCCAAATTCCGGTACGAGAAGGCCGCTTTATGGCATGGGAATTGGAACAGGCGGATGAATGCTTTATTACAACAGCTGTACAGGAGCTCGTACCGATTTCCCGTATTGGGGAGGTACGCTTTGCGGGCAGTGAAGGCAGACTTTATAAAAAGTTGCATCAAAAATATTTACAAAAAATTGTTATGTGTTTAGGAGACCGTCATGTTAGAAAACTATAAAGTACTCACATTAAATGGGATCGAACTGGATTTTCGTAAAGAAACATTCGTGATGGGCATTTTAAATGTAACACCGGACTCATTTTCGGATGGCGGCAGGTTCAATTCAGTTGAAAAAGCAGTTGCACAGGCAAAAAAAATGGTGGCAGATGGCGCAAAAATTATCGATGTTGGCGGGGAATCAACACGCCCTGGCTATACACGGATTTCAGATGAGGAAGAAATTGCACGTGTTGTACCGGTAATTCGAGCGCTTTTAAAAGAAGTACCTACGATTATTTCAATTGATACGTATAAATCGAATGTTGCGCGTGCTGCAATTGAAGCAGGGGCACATATTATTAATGATATATGGGGCGCAAAGGCGGATCCGGAAATGGCAAGTGTCGCGGCAGAACTCGATGTGCCGATTATTTTAATGCATAACCGCCTGTCAGATCAGTACGATAACTACTTCAACGATTATATGGCCGATATGCAGGAAAGTATTGCGATTGTAAAAGCAGCAGGTGTACGTGACGAGCATATTTTCCTTGATCCTGGTATCGGTTTTGTGAAAAGTTTAAGTGAAAGTATTGAAACGATGCAGCGCCTTGATGAGCTTGTTGCATTAGGCTATCCAGTATTGCTTGCGACATCACGCAAGCGTATGATCGGATCGATTTTGGAACTACCCGTAGATGACCGAGTGGAAGGGACAGCCGCTACTTGTGCATTTGGTGTCCAAAAGGGCTGCCATATGATGCGTGTTCATGATGTAAAGGAAGTGGCGCGTACAGTGAAGATGATGGATGCGCTTGTAGGGAAATTTGAAGTACAAGGTGAATTGGCACCGAGACATTAAGGAGTTTGCAATGGATTATATTCATTTAAAAGAAATGCAGTTTTTTGGTTATCACGGTGTATTACCGGAAGAAAACGTATTAGGACAACGCTTTCGGGCTAATGTTTCGCTTGCTGTTGATATGAAACGTGCAGGTGAGACGGATGAGCTGGATCAGACGGTTAGCTATGTGGGCGTTTATGATATTTGTAAAGAAGTAATTGAAGGGAAGCCGTTTAAATTGATTGAAGCAGTAGCGGAAAAAGTTGCTTCAAGCATTTTAACGCAATATGAAGGTCAGATTTTTGGGTGCCGCGTCGAAATTATTAAGCCTGACCCTCCAATTCCGGGACATTACAAAGAAGTCGCGGTTGAAATTACAAGAGGACAATTCGTATGATGACGACAGCGTACTTATCGATCGGTACAAATATAGGTGAGCGTGAGCAAAACTTGCAAGACGCGGTAAAGCTGCTCACCGCACATGAGGCGATATCTGTAACAGCGATTTCTTCAATTTATGAAACAGCAGCAGTAGGCTATACAGATCAGGCAGATTTTTTGAATATCGCCGTTGCTCTTGAAACGGAACTCGATGCCTATGAGCTTCTTGCGGAGTGCCAAAAAATCGAAAATGATCTTGGCCGTGTCCGTGAATTTCGGTGGGGACCACGAATAATCGATTTGGATATTTTGTTGTATGGTCAACAACAGTATGAAACCGAAAAATTAATAATTCCACATCCTCGTATGTACGAGCGTGCATTTGTGCTTGTACCGTTAGAGGAGATTATGACGCAAAATTATGATATGCTTGTAGGCGTGCAAAAAGCGTTACATGCACTTGATATAGAGAAAGAAGGCGTCAATCTGTGGAAGAAAATCAATACGGTCGCAGAATTCGTGCCTTTCGAAAACTAAAACGAATTCAGCAAACCGAATTTGCAAAACATATTGGTATATCTGTAACAATTTTAGGGCGAATTGAACGAGGCGAGAAGAAACCCTCTGAAGAACAACTTCAAACAATTGCAGATGTATTACAAATAGATATAAAAGAATTAAAAGGTGAGTAACCGAGTGGAGGGAACAAAAAAGGTGTCAAACATCGACCAAAAGCCATTCCAAATAGGCGATATTATTATGGATAACCGGGTCGTTCTTGCTCCGATGGCAGGAATTTGCAACTCTGCTTTCCGGTTAACGGTAAAAGAGTTTGGAGCGGGGTTAGTCTATGCGGAAATGATCAGCGATAAAGCGTTGAACACCCGCAACAAAAAAACATTGGACATGCTTTATATTGACGAGCGGGAAAACCCGATGACGCTGCAAATTTTTGGAGGAGACAAAGAAAATTTAGTAGAGGCAGCGAAATTTGTAGACAAACATACAACAGCCGACATTATCGATATCAATATGGGATGTCCTGTAAACAAAATTATTAAATGTGAAGCTGGCGCAAAATGGCTTCTTGATCCGAATAAAATTTACGAAATGGTTTCAGCAGTTGTCGATGCAGTTGATAAACCCGTTTCTGTAAAAATGCGTATCGGTTGGGATGAAGAGCGTGTATTCGCTGTGGAAAATGCCCAGGCAGCAGAACGTGCAGGTGCAGCCGCTATCGCGATGCATGGCCGAACTCGTGTGCAAATGTATGAAGGTAAAGCAAACTGGGACGTTTTAGCCGAAGTGAAGAAAAATATTAGCATCCCGTTTATCGCAAATGGGGATGTGGAAACACCGGAAGATGCAAAGCGCATTCTGGAACATACAAAGGCAGATGGGGTCATGATTGGTCGTGCTGCTTTAGGAAATCCATGGATGATCTATCAAACGGTAAAATACTTGGAATCAGGTGTTCAAATTCCAGAGCCTTCAGTTCGTGAAAAAATGGATGTTTGTTTATTGCATTTTGAACGTCTAAAAGCACTTAAAGGTGAAAAAGTGGCGGTTAGAGAAATGCGTAAACATGCATCATGGTACTTAAAAGGTATTCGTGGAAACGGAAAGATCCGTAATGCCATCAATTTAACGGAGACCGAGCAAGAATTACGTATTCTTCTAAACAGTGTTGCAGATGAATACGAAGAAGAAGCAGTAATTGTATAAAAATTATTGAAGGCATCAGACGATGGTGCCTTTTTCTTATGTAAAGAAAAATCACTTGTCATAATTATCTGATATTTAAAATTAATTCGAAACAGGTGAATCAACAAAAGAAATACTGTACAATAGAAACATTATGGACTATTGTGCCGTTTTGGAGCGCAAAAACATTAAGGAGTGAAATACGTGTCAAATATCGAAGAATTAAACGACCAACTTTTGGTGAGACGCCAGAAGATGACAGATATTCGTGAAAACGGTATGGACCCATTCGGCAGCCGTTTTGAACGCACACATTTATCGAACGAAGTTATTGCAGAAAATGAGCAATTTAATAAAGAACAGTTAGAAGAAAATTCACGTGAAGTAGTAATCGCCGGACGTATTATGACGAAGCGCGGTAAAGGTAAAGCAGGTTTTGCGCATATCCAGGACTTAGCAGGCCAAATCCAAATTTATGTACGTAAAGATGCTATTGGTGAAGAAGCATATGAATTGTTCAACAAAGCAGATCTTGGTGATATCGTAGGGGTAAAAGGAAACGTATTCCGTACGCAAGTTGGAGAGCTGTCTGTTAAAGCGACAGAGTTCACTTTCTTAACAAAAGCATTACGCCCGTTACCTGATAAATTCCACGGTCTGACAGACGTAGAACAACGCTACCGTCAACGCTATGTAGACTTAATGACAAACGACGAATCAAAAACAACATTTATCCAACGTTCAAAAATCATCCGAGCAATCCGCAACTATTTAGATAACAATGGTTATTTGGAAGTGGAAACACCGATGCTGCATACAATTGCAGGTGGTGCTGCGGCTCGCCCGTTCATTACACACCACAATGCATTGGATATGGAATTATATATGCGTATCGCGATCGAGCTGCATTTAAAACGTTTAATCGTTGGTGGTTTGGAAAAAGTATATGAAATCGGCCGTGTATTCCGTAATGAAGGAATTTCAACTCGTCACAACCCGGAATTCACAATGATTGAATTATATGAAGCATATGCAGACTACAACGATATTATGGACTTAACAGAAAACCTTATTGCACATGTAGCCCAAGATGTTCTTGGTACGACATCTGTACAATATGGTGAAGATACAATTGAATTAGGTGTTGGCTGGAAACGTGTGCATATGGTAGATGCAGTTAAAGAAGCAACGGGTGTAGACTTCTGGGCTCCGATGACTGTAGAAGAAGCACGTAAACATGCTGCTGAACACGGCGTGGAAATTAAAGATGCACATGAAGTAGGTCACATCATCAATGAATTCTTTGAGCAAAAAGTAGAAGAAACATTAGTACAACCTACATTCGTAACAGGTCACCCTGTGGAAATTTCTCCGTTAGCGAAGAAAAATCCTGAAGACCCACGCTTCACAGATCGTTTTGAGCTATTCATTGTTCGCCGTGAGCACGCTAATGCATTCACAGAATTAAATGATCCAATCGATCAACGCGAGCGCTTTGAAGCCCAAATGGCCGAAAAAGAGGCAGGAAATGACGAAGCACATGAAATGGATAATGACTTCATCGAAGCATTAGAATACGGTATGCCACCAACAGGTGGTTTAGGTATCGGTATCGACCGCTTAGTAATGTTATTAACGAACTCACCATCAATTCGTGATGTATTGTTATTCCCGACAATGCGCCATACAACAAAATAAGTTTAGTTTAATTAGGGCCTTGCGCTATTCGCAAGGCTCTTTTCTTTATTATAGGAAGATGAGAGTGGCTGCTTGGCAGAGGTGAACGATGGGAGTCTCGGTGTATAAATTATTCCTGGGGGATTATACAGATGTATTGTGGGAAGAATGGTCATTCCTTTCTATATATTGGAGTGGATATAGGAGAAACAATAAACATTATAAAAAAATATAATATTTTTTTAAAATAACTATTGCAATATAATTGTAGGGGTGGTATATTATTTCTTGTCGCTAAAACGCGGCGCACTAAATTACAAAGTTCTTTACTTTTCGACTTTAGAGTGGTAAAGTATAAGAGTTACCGAATTTACAGTGATTATGAGTTTGAAACTTTTTTAAAAAAGTTGTTGACAAATGATTCGTGAAAATGGTAAGATATAAAAGTTGTCACAACGACAACGCAATGAACCTTGAAAACTGAACAAGCAACGTTAATGAAACAAGCTTCTTAAATGAAGCAAACAATAGATTTCAACTTCTAACGAAGTTGGATCGCTAGCAAAGCAAATGAGCTTTCAAACTACTTTTATGGAGAGTTTGATCCTGGCTCAGGACGAACGCTGGCGGCGTGCCTAATACATGCAAGTCGAGCG harbors:
- a CDS encoding cysteine synthase A, with translation MSKLANSVADLVGRTPIVKLNNATSENEGTVYVKLEYFNPGSSVKDRLALAMVEAAEKDGTLKPGGTIIEPTSGNTGIGLAMIAAAKGYKAILVMPETMSLERRNLLRAYGADLVLTPGPEGMKGAIAKAEELSKSEGYFLPQQFKNEANAEIHRLTTGPEIAEAFEQEGLKLDAFVAGVGTGGTITGAGEVLKSKFPEIEIIAVEPKDSPILSGGNPGPHKIQGIGAGFIPDVLNTEVYDSVLPVENETAFEYARKVAREEGILAGISSGAAIYAAIETAKRLGKGKNVLAIIPSNGERYLSTPLYQFED
- a CDS encoding para-aminobenzoate synthase, which gives rise to MQQLETHTFYMTKDEFYYSFQEQTAMEKQRAFLESGRGGHFSIAAWQPIATAKSVAHGLELKWKNGETELKTGEALAELEKVIAEYKLEANPNLPDFQGGAIGFISYDYARTIEVLPNNAEDDLHVPDLYFYLFDHWAVRNVQTGEVTLMKFSTCDVDLLSWQTDWQQHAEVGLEKRHFNQETAKNMQQDEAELQVSFSGDAFESAIHKIQQYIGQGDVFQVNLSVRQAKKLSAAPIAMYEAVRSFNPSPYMAYIESEDFAVVSGSPELLVKRKNNELSTRPIAGTRPRGASEEQDVALANELIEHEKERAEHVMLVDLERNDLGRVSKYGTVEVNEFMVIEHYSHVMHIVSNVRGEIAQGKTNADVIRAMFPGGTITGAPKIRTMEIIEELEPVRRGLYTGSIGWIGYTGDLELNIVIRTAYIQDGIAYIQAGAGIVIDSIPENEYIEAMNKAKAMWQAKAMAEEVSK
- a CDS encoding glutamine amidotransferase (TrpG; with TrpE catalyzes the formation of anthranilate and glutamate from chorismate and glutamine; TrpG provides the glutamine amidotransferase activity), producing the protein MILMIDNYDSFTYNLVQYFGEFGHELVVKRNDEITVEEIEKLRPMMLVISPGPCTPNDAGESLRIIEHFTDKLPILGVCLGHQAIAQVFGGNVVRAERLMHGKTSPVLHKGIGLHRKNANPFLATRYHSLIVEPTTLPDCLEVTAWTAEGEIMGLRHKEYPIEGVQYHPESIMTEDGKQLLRTFIESYC
- a CDS encoding 4-amino-4-deoxychorismate lyase, which translates into the protein MLCWMNGQYIDEQDLKISPFDHGFLYGLGFFETFRTYEGKAVYLHEHFSRLLEALKEYRIHFPYTLQNIEEVIEKLNAQDGKEGYFRLNVSAGVHPIGLAPSEYTEPTVILFRKELPEMVRGTEKEAVWLKTARNSPEQQTRYKSHHYGNNVRARLELPSLASQEGFFTDQNGVIAEGITSNVFWIKDGILYTPSTNLGILPGITRKKVIQLAEELQIPVREGRFMAWELEQADECFITTAVQELVPISRIGEVRFAGSEGRLYKKLHQKYLQKIVMCLGDRHVRKL
- a CDS encoding dihydropteroate synthase, giving the protein MLENYKVLTLNGIELDFRKETFVMGILNVTPDSFSDGGRFNSVEKAVAQAKKMVADGAKIIDVGGESTRPGYTRISDEEEIARVVPVIRALLKEVPTIISIDTYKSNVARAAIEAGAHIINDIWGAKADPEMASVAAELDVPIILMHNRLSDQYDNYFNDYMADMQESIAIVKAAGVRDEHIFLDPGIGFVKSLSESIETMQRLDELVALGYPVLLATSRKRMIGSILELPVDDRVEGTAATCAFGVQKGCHMMRVHDVKEVARTVKMMDALVGKFEVQGELAPRH
- a CDS encoding dihydroneopterin aldolase, whose product is MDYIHLKEMQFFGYHGVLPEENVLGQRFRANVSLAVDMKRAGETDELDQTVSYVGVYDICKEVIEGKPFKLIEAVAEKVASSILTQYEGQIFGCRVEIIKPDPPIPGHYKEVAVEITRGQFV
- a CDS encoding 2-amino-4-hydroxy-6-hydroxymethyldihydropteridine pyrophosphokinase; amino-acid sequence: MMTTAYLSIGTNIGEREQNLQDAVKLLTAHEAISVTAISSIYETAAVGYTDQADFLNIAVALETELDAYELLAECQKIENDLGRVREFRWGPRIIDLDILLYGQQQYETEKLIIPHPRMYERAFVLVPLEEIMTQNYDMLVGVQKALHALDIEKEGVNLWKKINTVAEFVPFEN
- a CDS encoding transcriptional regulator, whose amino-acid sequence is MEENQYGRRIRAFRKLKRIQQTEFAKHIGISVTILGRIERGEKKPSEEQLQTIADVLQIDIKELKGE
- a CDS encoding tRNA-dihydrouridine synthase translates to MSNIDQKPFQIGDIIMDNRVVLAPMAGICNSAFRLTVKEFGAGLVYAEMISDKALNTRNKKTLDMLYIDERENPMTLQIFGGDKENLVEAAKFVDKHTTADIIDINMGCPVNKIIKCEAGAKWLLDPNKIYEMVSAVVDAVDKPVSVKMRIGWDEERVFAVENAQAAERAGAAAIAMHGRTRVQMYEGKANWDVLAEVKKNISIPFIANGDVETPEDAKRILEHTKADGVMIGRAALGNPWMIYQTVKYLESGVQIPEPSVREKMDVCLLHFERLKALKGEKVAVREMRKHASWYLKGIRGNGKIRNAINLTETEQELRILLNSVADEYEEEAVIV
- a CDS encoding lysine--tRNA ligase, which translates into the protein MSNIEELNDQLLVRRQKMTDIRENGMDPFGSRFERTHLSNEVIAENEQFNKEQLEENSREVVIAGRIMTKRGKGKAGFAHIQDLAGQIQIYVRKDAIGEEAYELFNKADLGDIVGVKGNVFRTQVGELSVKATEFTFLTKALRPLPDKFHGLTDVEQRYRQRYVDLMTNDESKTTFIQRSKIIRAIRNYLDNNGYLEVETPMLHTIAGGAAARPFITHHNALDMELYMRIAIELHLKRLIVGGLEKVYEIGRVFRNEGISTRHNPEFTMIELYEAYADYNDIMDLTENLIAHVAQDVLGTTSVQYGEDTIELGVGWKRVHMVDAVKEATGVDFWAPMTVEEARKHAAEHGVEIKDAHEVGHIINEFFEQKVEETLVQPTFVTGHPVEISPLAKKNPEDPRFTDRFELFIVRREHANAFTELNDPIDQRERFEAQMAEKEAGNDEAHEMDNDFIEALEYGMPPTGGLGIGIDRLVMLLTNSPSIRDVLLFPTMRHTTK